The following proteins are encoded in a genomic region of Vicia villosa cultivar HV-30 ecotype Madison, WI unplaced genomic scaffold, Vvil1.0 ctg.000366F_1_1, whole genome shotgun sequence:
- the LOC131627542 gene encoding uncharacterized protein LOC131627542 → MNFKLIAAALYLSIKEVSDNWKSNGGVSGFSLKFLVRKAKEEFEKKDWNAYNALLAVAIYGIVMFPNVPNFVDSAAVHIFMGKNPVPTLLADTYYAVHSRYEKSGGAITCCLQLLFIWFLSLLPSKGPFVKTRDTLKWTHRIMSLTSYDIQWQRYRINVSEDKSADHLIAETVYFEKGSDPEKLERIIVAWKKIRKHYGAHLGKKESLALTPYVKWIEKRVGNLLLPYDRVAPLQKQPPLILFEFVPTELYKNALATNYRLHEREQETNLKFFEERDAKMRLMHQLKQVEGASSSQASVQRRPYELLEEDLYHKQQECLQLQRSENSLKRQKRDLDKQIAEEKAKSARLEEELTRLRA, encoded by the exons ATGAATTTCAAGTTGATCGctgctgctctttatttgagcataaaagAAGTATCTGATAATTGGAAGTCGAATGGAGGTGTCTCGGGGTTCTCTTTAAAGTTCTTAGTGAGAAAAGCTAAAGAAGAATTTGAGAAAAAGGACTGGAATGCGTATAATGCATTGCTTGCTGTGGCCATTTATGGGATTGTGATGTTCCCGAATGTTCCCAATTTTGTAGACTCGGCTGCAGTGCACATCTTCATGGGAAAAAATCCTGTTCCTACATTATTGGCCGATACTTATTATGCCGTTCATTCCCGATATGAGAAAAGTGGTGGTGCCATCACTTGTTGCCTTCAGTTGTTGTTCATTTGGTTCCTCTCTTTGTTGCCCAGCAAAGGACCTTTTGTGAAGACAAGAGATACACTCAAGTGGACCCACAGGATTATGTCACTTACTTCCTACGATATTCAGTGGCAAAGGTACCGAATCAATGTTTCCGAG GACAAATCGGCGGATCATTTGATAGCAGAGACGGTCTACTTTGAGAAGGGGTCGGATCCAGAGAAATTGGAGAGGATAATTGTGGCTTGGAAGAAGATCCGTAAGCATTATGGAGCCCATTTAGGAAAGAAAGAATCGCTTGCTCTGACACCGTATGTTAAGTGGATTGAAAAGCGGGTCGGAAATTTGTTGCTGCCATACGACAGAGTTGCACCacttcaaaagcaacctcctttgaTTCTATTTGAATTTGTACCGACAGAGCTTTACAAGAATGCTTTGGCTACTAACTACAGGTTGCATGAAAGAGAGCAAGAGAccaatttgaagttctttgaaGAGAGAGATGCGAAGATGAGGTTGATGCACCAGCTCAAGCAAGTCGAAGGTGCGAGTTCAAGTCAGGCAAGTGTCCAGAGGCGTCCTTACGAGTTGCTAGAGGAAGATTTGTATCACAAGCAGCAAGAGTGTCTACAGTTGCAGAGATCAGAGAATAGTCTCAAGAGGCAGAAGCGGGATTTAGATAAACAGATAGCGGAAGAGAAGGCTAAGTCTGCTCGACTTGAAGAAGAATTGACAAGACTCCGAGCCTAG